The Vespula vulgaris chromosome 10, iyVesVulg1.1, whole genome shotgun sequence nucleotide sequence aaacaatttctaattttaatttctatttttaattattgataatgtaaaaaaaaataagtatcgcgtatatatacacaaaattataataatgtaataataatataaacattgaTTTTAAAACTACACACGAACAAATCTTACGtacatttaacaaaatatgaaGTACTTTCATATTTGAAAaaggtaataattaatatatatatataaaacacataacaatttatatattataattttcataatgataacattattatctttggccgttatatataatcattatttaattttattttgttatatataaatcttttagaTGGAGTAAAATTGTGTTGCTGTTGAAGACTGCATTTCTATTTGACCCATTTTAAACTGTAATCGGTGTAACCATCGTAGAAGTACCGCGTTTGATTCTCGTCTGATTGAAACAAAATGTTCAGACATTCTACTTGGTGGAAAATCACGACAGTTTTGTAATCGTACTTGTAAATGCCCTGGTAactaaaacatttaaaatgtattattttatatgctatatattataaatattatatatatagtttttattagATTGTTCCACTACCTGAGCatgatgagaaaataaaatgggaCTCCAAAGAGGCAATAGTTTACTTAATACGATGGAACCACATTCTAAAAGAGCTTCCAAAAGACTCAGAAAATGTAGATTCACCATTTCTGCAAGCTAAACATTATAATTgacaattatattatcttaatgatgattcaataaatattaataacactTACTATCTTTGAACAAGAAACCAATTGAAGAATACATGGTGTGATTTTTCCCCAAAATTCTAGTAGGGTATTCATAGTAACATTTTGACTCTCGCTGTTTGAtggattattttttgatagCTCCTCCAGATACATTGTCCATAactacaatattttattaacttagactaaaaatgattttagaaACATATACTACAATCTTATAGCATACCTGACAAAGAATAAATGCATGAAATAAAGATGACATATGAAGCACAGATGCTTTGGATTGTTCAGGAAATGCTGAAAAAATTACTTGTATATGATCTGCTACATGACAAGACATTTCCTGTGGTATTGGTTGTGCAGATGAGATTGGAGATCCATGACTATGAGTATTACTATTACCAGTGAACATCGCTGAATGCGTAAGAGAGCCTAACAACAGCCATGATAATAATCTGATATGTCCAATACAATCCACATACTCACGAGCCctgaacaaattttattataaaataactgCTATTATAAAgctttgtaattatataaattaatcgattaaaatcacCCTTGCTGTATCATAGATGGTGCACTATAAAGCCATGATAAATATCGTCCTACAGCTCtgttttctctattatttcctTTGGTAATTTCTATTGCAACATATTGTGCCAAACCGCATTTTAGCATTCCACCCAAAGTATCTTCATTCAAACCAGCTTGTAATCCTTTATTGTAACTCTAGAATAGATAATAGATtcattaaatgattaaattaaagaaatttatatattcataaaataaaaatgatattaccTTGATCTTACTAAGGGTATGAAAATCTGCTAAAAAGTCAAGAACTTCAAATAATTGACTTCTTAATGAATCCGATGCATTAGTATTATAAATTGAGGGAACATCACTTTGAATCTGTTCCATAGCAACAGTATTAGGTAAAGCACCTCCTATATCCTGTATAAGAAACTTTCCATGTATTTAAAGATATGAAACATTAAATgctcttataaatatatcgttacCTGAAGTACAAAGTgaagtaataacaataaattggAATCTGGTATCGttgttttaaattttataacttgAATTAATTCAAACACTATAGTTCTACCCAAGAAATGTTTGTCTCTATCGCGGGTAAATCCTCTGTGACAAAGATAGCACAAGTCTATCAAATAACTGTACTTCAATGTAGAATTCTGTATGGCATAACTTAATACTTTTGAAAATGGATCCAACAGTCCCTAAAATGGAATAAGacgtaataaaattgttttcagaCTCATAAATACAGTCTGCTTGGTACAATATTACTTTTGATTGTTGTATGCCTGGAACTTTTAATACAGAAATCATAATTCGTAATAATGGCAAAGTGTCTTCGATAGATGAGAGCATTAACACAAGCCTACGAAATAATCCATCAAATTGTGTTAATAATCCACTCCATGTTGCTGCCCCAGGTCCTAAACCTGCTTCCAATGGCAAGCAATCCAAATAACAAGCTATGTTGTGGAGTATTATTGGTAAACGTTCCACTGGTAGAGACTTTTTTGCATTTAGAGTCtaggatttttatttataatcaaataaattatttttttatcaaaaacaaattaaaaatatatatatatatttttattacctcTAACAATAACTGTAAAGGTGCTATTGGATTCAATTCATTAAAATCAACTAAAGCTTGTGCAACACTTTTGAAGAACTGCATTCGTGTAGATTCTGTAAATGGATATAACATTTGtgatatcatataaatattatatcatataacaaTATAGATGCATATGCTGTACCATTAAGGTGTGTTTGGAACATTTGCATGAATATCCCATTAGGCGCTAGTTGATGAAGGACACATCTTAGAAATTGATGAGCCACGCTAATCGCACCACCAGGTAGATGCATGTTAGTTTCGCTCTGCCATGGATACATTGCATGTAAAGCCACTCTAaaagtttttcatttatctttgctcatctttcataaatatttaattatatgaatataatatacttactttgTTACTACACTAAGAATTTCTGGTAAAAGAGGCGCAGCTAAGGACGGTTCACGATGTATGAACGTTCCTAAAATAATGATGCAAAGACCAAGTTCTTCATCAgagtattcttcttttatagttCCACAATCAGAGCACCTGTATAATATAAGTGAagaataaatacaatttacaAACTACAGATGGACTTTATTATGtatcttaataaatatacctaTCATATACACAGTCATCACCAATACGAAATAAActttgttttaaattaaaatttgcgTGATATGCTTGTTGAGATACATAATCTAAATTTGATTGTATTTGTGGACCAGACCTAcagcaaatataaaaaattaatttctttttttgcaatattttaaaaaatattatataaatattatatattatataaatatttattgcttACCATGAATTCATATGTCTTGCAAATGCTACATCCGGAGCTGTCACCGTTCCTACTTTTCGAGGCTTATCTCTTTGTATGCGTATCTGATCTTTTGATTTAGTTTTTTTCTCCTGTTCGAATATTCGTGAATTAAAATCTGTTCCCTCGATGGCTGGAGGAGGTGATTCTAAAGCTACTTGTTTGATTAATCTTCTAGGACTTGCTGATCTACTGGAATGTATCTCATTTGATGTTGGCATAAGTGAGGTAgactagaaagaaaaagataataatttattgttataataaaatcgtaataaaagcgtatttaataatatttattacttgataattatcattaaatcaatcattattattattgcttgATATCATAATATTATGTTTAAACATACCATGTTTTCTGAGGTAATGCTGTCTTGCTTTAAGGAAGTAATGGTTTCATCCTTGacatcgttattttttttattagtatctacataaaaataatataattagtaGCATGTCAAATTATATAGGTTTAtcaagatatttaaaataccaTCGATGTCAGTTACACCAAGTGCTTGTCGAACACGTTCAGCGAGGCGGGATATGTCTCTTTGTGGACCAATAGGTAAAAGTCTTTCAGGCATGGGAAATTCAAGTTGAGAAATACTTCGTGGACTGGTAACATCGCTAGACATACAAGTTTCACTGTCTTGTTCAAACGATGAACCTTAGAAAAATTgtctaatattattaaacaaataataaatatttccattttatttgttataataaacaaaCTTACTGACTGTCAACACATCCATTTTAGAAAGGGGTGATTCTGGAGATCCATATGCATCCTCGCATCGCAATACACGTTGGGAAGTTCTTGAAGCTAATGTAAGAAATCAAAGTTATCtttcataattttgttttatattttttcataaaggatattagaatttaataaCCTGTTAGTCGAGTTGTACCAATTGgtaataatcgttcgattgTCGGCGTTGTCATCGGAAGTTGTGGGCTTCCTAACCAACTGGCATGTTGTCCATTCTCTGTACTTGTAATTTGAGAAGATATAGAACTCATCGCAGGTGAACTAGATTGGTCACTGCTAGTAACTGTAATAGCTTGGCATGGAGAGACTGGCGATACTATAGTTGTTGGCTGTTCCACGTGTTTTTGTCGACCTAACTGTTTAGAGTTTGGTGAATCTGCCATTTTTGGTACAGAAGGAGGTGTTTTCTCTGCTGGCGGTTCGTATCTGTGATAATAGAAATCAATTATTCACTTGgaatatcgtaaaatttgaaatttacgaTCAATTAaatgatcattttttatacCTTTGAATATGAGATATACTTGTAGCTACAGCAAAGGCACTAGACAATCCAAATGGCCTCGCAGGTATATTATCTCCATTAAAGTGTAATTgacctttttcttctgttattGATACTTTTGACATCGATGGCTGTTTAGAGGATTCATGCTGTCCACCTAGAAAAGTACTTGTTACCATCATTTTGACACCTTCGTGAACGCTCCACTTTTTTTGAGTTCCAAATTTGTTAGCCTGTTGTAACGATAATATTTAGTCTGTAATTCTCCGAACATATCACCCTAAGTTTAACTAATTAACTTACTTGATGCGTATCATCCTCGCTTCCTAAAAACCAAGTTGGTCTTGTTGCTGGCATTCCGGATTTCAATCGATTCGAATGATTAACTTCAATTTTTCCAACTATATCACTGGTTGTAGACGTTCTGGCACCATGTATAGAGGCACTTCGAGTGACAACAGCTGTACTTTCCTCCAGTTCGCCAAGAGATCCTCCACTACTACCATGCAAGGTGCTGTCAGATTTTGGACTCTCTGGTATTGCAGCCAGCTCGGACTCCGTATCATCCGCATTGATCGAACAGCTTTATACAGGCATTCACAATAGCGAAAATTGTAACAAGCAGCTACTGACATAAGCACAGGCAGGTGTAACAGCAGGTGTGAATTCATTATTCTCCGAGATaacattgtttaaaaaatgaccgaaacgaaaatttttgaaagttGAATTTTGAAGGCGAATACAATAAAGTTGTAGTTATAGCTAATTTATTTAGAAGGCAATGATAAAGCTAAGTTCATAAGAAAATAACATTGATCGTTGTTACTCATAAACACGTATTTATCCTGGTCTGTTTGGATTTGttctaatttttaaatataatataatagaaagaatagttatataaattatcgtatAGCATAACTATTTCGAGAATCAGTAAAATTCTCTAAAAGTTTTCTAAAAGTGCATATACAGAATAATGCATGAAAGTGCAAAATTCATACGTAACAGCTACGTGTGACATTccaaaaaggggagaaaaaatgctttctatttttcgttgAAAGTATTGTATCACCTAAAATGCtcgatgtaatattttattaaatagacCTTGAGTGTTTGTTTGTGTAGCGACAAGGTGGGCCACTCTCTTCCCAATGAGTTTCCATTGCAAGAGATTGACTGTGAATAGCACTTGGACTACGTTGATGAACCGATATCAATGGTGTACGTATCGGTGGACTTTCGCTATCAAATTCACCCATTGCACTGGCCGCCAACTCATGATCTACTCCAAGAGATGGCTGTGATACATCTACAGTAATTTTGATCGCATTAATTTCtattcaattataaatataaatttgaatttatatttttaccaCGTGATCTAGAAGGAGGTCCACCCATTACCACTGTAGCCGGTATTCTCTTACATTGATGATGCTGTGCATCGAGTGTatttaatactatttttatcaaaGCTTGTAATTGATTACACCACGGTTGTTGACTGTATTGACactaaaaaatatcaaatagttTTGTATTgtgattaaattatttatcagatCAGAGTATTTCAATTTCTaccttatataatataacaagaaGAGACATCAACCAGGATCGTCTAATATGTGGTTCTAAATACCAAAGACTATATGTAGGTTGTTGATGATCTGTTGGAGGAACACCTTGCGGTGGACAAGGACAATGTTGTAATATAGCCAAAACTGGTGGTGTCATTACCCAACCCATTACATGATTTTGATCCAATAGTTGTGGTAAATTAGCCACAAAGACATTGAATACTGGAGAAAGtctatttataaaagagaaattattgcTTCTGCGCTATATACATTCCATACTTTTTGTTACATAAATAAGatcttttctcgaaataagaaatataaagatgtTACCTCAATCTTTGTGGAGAAATATGGAATGTTCGTTCTGTTTGATTATATCCtaacaaaagatataaatgtCGTAAAACTATTCCTTGCGTCTTTGATAATGGTTTTTCATCTGTCGGATATGCCTATTGAAATTTtgtacaaattaaattttataatatataaatttatttaaattttatcaatactAACTTACTTGATCTTGTCTAGAAAGAAATtgcattaaaagaaaaactaataaaTGAATGGTTTCTTTATCAGCTTCTTCAAAGTCAACAATTTTATGCGTATAATTTGGTAAAGTACCGCCTTCGTCGACCATATTCAATGAATGTACATGGCCatctgtaaatattaaattacatcaaatctctttttattaacaatactaaaacaaaagtaaatgattaaattacttgaaaaaaaaatcgttttattatgtCACATGCTAGTATATATTACCTAGTGGATGAGAggtattaaattttttgctTATTGAAATCAATTTCAGACaaatttccattattttctatGATCTATTTTAAGGCTATACAAGttctatattttatgttatatcgTCTAAGAAGCACAGTGAACGAACATGCATATGTTAAAAAAGTATAAGCCACCGCAATCAttcattcgataaataaatgaaaaaagggaatCGTGCAAAGCATGTGTGcatgcattattattaaaatatttatacttaatttttttccagatagaaatgaaaatattttacgcgGAGTACGATGTAAGTTAAAtggaagagataaaagaaaaatgttaattatccGAAGAGGTTATTAAAATGCGTTTAAtcaggaaaacaaaaatttgtttaatctaTATTCCAATTTTATTGGAACATTGTTGGACTTACCAGACGATCCGCATATAAAAGTTACGTTTTAAAGTCCTGATATATTACGTTGATCGCGTATACAAAGGGGGAACatttatgcatacatatattgttCGTATCTAAAAGCGATGCAATTGCAACTACACTACCTGAAATACTGTTATTAGGTGGGGTGGGCCCCAGCAACTGACCCAGTCCGAATCTGGAGCTCTTGCGCTTCAAAATAGGTGCGGAATATTGTCGACTATagatcttttccttttctgtaAGCGGGAAACAGGGAACAATGATGCTAATACATTGGAAATCATGATGATGCGACGTGCATcgtgattattttaattagctAATTTCGTAAATACTAAGTCTAAAAGGTTTGAATatgtagaaataatattgactGTCtgctaaaaaattattcattctcTATATCCTTCCCACTTTATTTACAATTGTTTGTCCCTCCGTTAACTGTAATATAATCAGAGGTCTAATAATCGTAGTAATCGTTCTATcgtataaatagaataattgaTTGTAAAGAGTAATAGGAACAGATCATTTAAAATGATTTGTTTACTAAACCTGACATTAATAACTGTTATGGTCAAACATCGCCTTCATTCAAGTTATAAATACCTTGTTTAGTATCCTGCCTGGGGATCATCGATGCGGGTGCTGACATAGTTCGTTTATATGGCCATTTCGTTCCGAAATTCGCGCTCAGAGTTTTTACGGAACTTGTTCCACTTCCATCGGATTGAGAAAGCGCTTCGTGAGCTCTGTGTAATTTCTTCATGAAAACCTCACTATTCAAATCAGTATTTCTGAGATCTATGCGAAGGATATATCGATCATCGTAATATCACTATCCTCCTTTGAGAAAAGTtcctcgaataaaataaaatacaaaccaCGTAAATAAACTATATCTCCAGATTTCTCTAAATTGATTTGAGCTTCGAGAAATACTGCGTCAAAACGATTGAGAAAAAATTCCCAAGTTAAAATACGGCGGTCACTTAAGCAATTGTGAAGTTGATACAGCGATTGTAACACCATTGGTCGATCTTCGATTACTAAGTCGAATTGAGTTTCCAAACAAAGAATTAAAGACTAGAAACATGGAATAttcattttacataataaacTTGCAAAATTatggataaaaattaaaagacacCACTTACACGTACGGAAGTATCATGGATTGTACCAAGATAAAGAGTAGCTCTTTGTGCGACATAGACGTTGCTATCGTCCATACTGGTGATTAAATAACAGAAAGCAATTGCTAATGCAGCTTGCAGACTCAAAACGTTTCGTAATGGCGTCGAATCCATAAATCTAGCGATCAATGTTACTCTTTCCACTAAATACaagtgatattattattattcaatttgatataataaaaatataaagtagtTTTTTCCCGTTTACCTGCTAAAAATCTAATACGCCAATCAGAATTTTGAAATTCTTCTTTGATCAAGCGACAAAATGTATCGGTTCCACAAGGTAGTGTCACACAATGCAACAACAGAGGTACAGTAACTTCAGCTATGTGAGAATATTCAGCATTCAAAAGTTCCCACAAGctaagtatttatatttaaatatttattaatcttttttagaaACTATTTTATAGATCGACGCGTAATTGAAATCATAAGAACTTACTTTcttatcaataaattttcttgacACCAAATGAAAAAGCCTTGATGATCTTTTACCGCTGTATTAAATGCATCCCCATACAAACACATAACATTTAAACATTGCAACATGTAATACAAAATGTCGGCTTTGTCGATAGTCTGGATCTCCTAGAATcatcaacgataataataatcactgACTCGTAATGTTTAAAGTACCTATACATAATTTGATTATAACCTTAAGAagtttgtgtatatattgtaacTGTTCGGGTAATTCATCGATGGAAAATCGAAACTTGCCAACGGAAGTTTGCCAAAAATCATCGAGCTCATTCTCCGGACTACAGTTCAAAGGTTGATCATTTTCTCCTATGAGATGTGGTTTCGCTACGCTAACCGTTGCCGTagctaaaattatttttatcaaagaatCTTATGTGTCAAACAGTTGGTTTAAACAAGGAGAAAAGATCAATAACAAAAACATTAGACTTACCAACGTCGGTATCCGAAAGGGTAACAGCTCGTGCTACGGCAGACATGACTTTTTCAGCTGGCATGATAGCCGCAAGATCCAATTGCTCCGAAACTGTTTCTACTGTGGCTGTCATGATCTGTTCGAAGAACTGATATAAACGATCAAAATACCCGTTATTGCACGACATAGATTAGCCTACCGTGTTTTATGGTCATACAGGCCATTTCGTAGTAGAagttggaagagaaagaaagagaggaagaacaTAGAGTTTAGACGAGCAGCATGCTGCGTTGTTAGCACAGATAGGTGTTGTACACAATGTGATTCAGTGTATTCGGTAGAGCGtacatctctttttttgtttgttttttagcATATAATTACAACATATAGAAAAAAACGTACGTGAGGCATATGGACGAGGACACCACCAACGGAATGTAACTCTGGAACTGGCATATTAATGACAACATCTGGCTTCGAATCGCTTTTCCTAGTAGATTCTGGTGAACCCTTACGGCCGTGATCTTCCACTGTTTCATCGATTATCGTCTAAAAGCATAACTTCTCTTAATTAGCAAGTTCTtcaatcattttaataataatcgactTACATCCGGTGGATACGCCGGATTTTCTGGAGCCATGTAAGTGACCAATTGTAAACACAGTTGGTGCCATATTACTCTTGATTCGCAATAACTGCATTCGTTTTTAGAGTCACATATATGACAATTGTTCCAGTTTGATGCTACTATTGATTTCATAAGATGACACGCGTTCTTACAGACCGAGGAGTTGATGCCAGTGTGTTTATCAACATCTTGTAGCTCCATCTtttaacagaagaaaaaaatctgatTAATCAATCAAAACTTTTAAACGTTCT carries:
- the LOC127067034 gene encoding protein unc-79 homolog isoform X2, translating into MGTKFAAYTLKLTNLNEYYQRLLHGSQPLPSGTDMANTVKHLSQTLLSVLKEAREAPLEMIKSQKFDSERMALYPNLDYKQLYNALTQLMDVIPLIHIGLQAFGQALLQCLACLLPFLEHDLIDNMPYLAASSISVLPMELHQDIVNYLCFYILPFTITRKTEDNNENSASQSIAAVIMMIFQYSNNPAHHCQLLECLMTLKPGVVKDILCVIAYGTAPARASAAKLLFYYWPSFNPNLFDRRAVLVKFANDLSPFVCQRDSCPNAGNAEAGKVCYDHRISITFATESPPPLYLCIECANEIHREHPNQMFYDILHPMQQVSMVCENKNCRASDKSAISVCFSTECASYNGNHPIRYCQQCHNIRHNNRRGGDHIYHMALPHISQLDAQTRTYLVQAIVSLLKEAEPLSMDSNRDISEISTNKGSTGFPGSSGGGGGGGGGSSGISGGGSGGGSGGGLGSSGFSGAGGSVQCDPTTLEERQLLGRYGVWLLVGLCTPNQDTPIEILGRLLSMLFHWFHVTAYSFDGQAESALEKLKTEYVCGWLSKVMKTHYDVFISCLLPHPADYVRVGGHWETLASRTSHLKDGLNRLFCLVPYEVITTDVWDYVMPHWMEAMVNDVPEHELHELKMILCKILDPDMSPLGFDAKKMYNFVAKRFINTSPKVQEQALNWLQTLTMLEIMIPLCQLFSMFSDGVAVMGKMNTTESEEKPNKAMKNIEGDNTIFVENESGKSTPLSDDAIPIPRHMEFNTNAELNLSCCILMLDILLKQMELQDVDKHTGINSSVCKNACHLMKSIVASNWNNCHICDSKNECSYCESRVIWHQLCLQLVTYMAPENPAYPPDTIIDETVEDHGRKGSPESTRKSDSKPDVVINMPVPELHSVGGVLVHMPHFFEQIMTATVETVSEQLDLAAIMPAEKVMSAVARAVTLSDTDVATATVSVAKPHLIGENDQPLNCSPENELDDFWQTSVGKFRFSIDELPEQLQYIHKLLKEIQTIDKADILYYMLQCLNVMCLYGDAFNTAVKDHQGFFIWCQENLLIRNLWELLNAEYSHIAEVTVPLLLHCVTLPCGTDTFCRLIKEEFQNSDWRIRFLAVERVTLIARFMDSTPLRNVLSLQAALAIAFCYLITSMDDSNVYVAQRATLYLGTIHDTSVRSLILCLETQFDLVIEDRPMVLQSLYQLHNCLSDRRILTWEFFLNRFDAVFLEAQINLEKSGDIVYLRDLRNTDLNSEVFMKKLHRAHEALSQSDGSGTSSVKTLSANFGTKWPYKRTMSAPASMIPRQDTKQEKEKIYSRQYSAPILKRKSSRFGLDGHVHSLNMVDEGGTLPNYTHKIVDFEEADKETIHLLVFLLMQFLSRQDQAYPTDEKPLSKTQGIVLRHLYLLLGYNQTERTFHISPQRLRLSPVFNVFVANLPQLLDQNHVMGWVMTPPVLAILQHCPCPPQGVPPTDHQQPTYSLWYLEPHIRRSWLMSLLVILYKCQYSQQPWCNQLQALIKIVLNTLDAQHHQCKRIPATVVMGGPPSRSRDVSQPSLGVDHELAASAMGEFDSESPPIRTPLISVHQRSPSAIHSQSLAMETHWEESGPPCRYTNKHSSCSINADDTESELAAIPESPKSDSTLHGSSGGSLGELEESTAVVTRSASIHGARTSTTSDIVGKIEVNHSNRLKSGMPATRPTWFLGSEDDTHQANKFGTQKKWSVHEGVKMMVTSTFLGGQHESSKQPSMSKVSITEEKGQLHFNGDNIPARPFGLSSAFAVATSISHIQRYEPPAEKTPPSVPKMADSPNSKQLGRQKHVEQPTTIVSPVSPCQAITVTSSDQSSSPAMSSISSQITSTENGQHASWLGSPQLPMTTPTIERLLPIGTTRLTASRTSQRVLRCEDAYGSPESPLSKMDVLTVSSSFEQDSETCMSSDVTSPRSISQLEFPMPERLLPIGPQRDISRLAERVRQALGVTDIDDTNKKNNDVKDETITSLKQDSITSENMSTSLMPTSNEIHSSRSASPRRLIKQVALESPPPAIEGTDFNSRIFEQEKKTKSKDQIRIQRDKPRKVGTVTAPDVAFARHMNSWSGPQIQSNLDYVSQQAYHANFNLKQSLFRIGDDCVYDRCSDCGTIKEEYSDEELGLCIIILGTFIHREPSLAAPLLPEILSVVTKVALHAMYPWQSETNMHLPGGAISVAHQFLRCVLHQLAPNGIFMQMFQTHLNESTRMQFFKSVAQALVDFNELNPIAPLQLLLETLNAKKSLPVERLPIILHNIACYLDCLPLEAGLGPGAATWSGLLTQFDGLFRRLVLMLSSIEDTLPLLRIMISVLKVPGIQQSKGLLDPFSKVLSYAIQNSTLKYSYLIDLCYLCHRGFTRDRDKHFLGRTIVFELIQVIKFKTTIPDSNLLLLLHFVLQDIGGALPNTVAMEQIQSDVPSIYNTNASDSLRSQLFEVLDFLADFHTLSKIKSYNKGLQAGLNEDTLGGMLKCGLAQYVAIEITKGNNRENRAVGRYLSWLYSAPSMIQQGAREYVDCIGHIRLLSWLLLGSLTHSAMFTGNSNTHSHGSPISSAQPIPQEMSCHVADHIQVIFSAFPEQSKASVLHMSSLFHAFILCQLWTMYLEELSKNNPSNSESQNVTMNTLLEFWGKITPCILQLVSCSKILAEMVNLHFLSLLEALLECGSIVLSKLLPLWSPILFSHHAQLPGHLQVRLQNCRDFPPSRMSEHFVSIRRESNAVLLRWLHRLQFKMGQIEMQSSTATQFYSI